The proteins below are encoded in one region of Bacteroidales bacterium:
- a CDS encoding DUF1080 domain-containing protein translates to MKRNIILTLLAALLISLPSFGQNKLTGKEKKDGWVLLFNGKDFTGWRQCNGTAMPANWVLEDNAMKVFTGEGKKPGEGANGDIVYGSKKFKNFELSIDWKASKAANSGIFFNVREVPGKPVYYAAPEIQVLDNVDATDNKIASHLAGSLYDMIAADPKTVKPAGEWNTIVIKVVDGKVTHTQNGVKVVEYTLWTPEWDAAVEKSKFKTFPGWTEGIAKEGYIGLQDHGYPVWFRNIKIREL, encoded by the coding sequence AAAGAAACATTATTCTGACATTATTAGCAGCATTGCTAATCTCTCTCCCTTCATTCGGACAGAACAAACTCACAGGCAAAGAAAAGAAAGACGGATGGGTTCTTTTATTCAACGGTAAAGATTTTACCGGCTGGCGCCAGTGTAACGGAACAGCTATGCCTGCAAACTGGGTCCTTGAAGATAATGCTATGAAAGTATTCACCGGTGAAGGTAAAAAACCCGGAGAAGGTGCAAATGGCGACATCGTTTATGGCTCAAAGAAATTTAAAAATTTCGAACTCTCTATCGACTGGAAAGCAAGCAAAGCAGCTAACTCAGGAATCTTCTTTAATGTGAGAGAAGTCCCGGGAAAGCCTGTTTACTACGCAGCTCCAGAGATTCAAGTCCTCGATAACGTTGATGCTACCGACAATAAGATTGCCAGTCATCTTGCAGGTTCTCTTTATGACATGATTGCAGCCGATCCGAAAACAGTTAAGCCTGCCGGAGAATGGAATACAATTGTAATTAAAGTTGTAGATGGAAAAGTAACTCATACCCAGAATGGTGTAAAAGTTGTTGAATACACCCTCTGGACTCCTGAGTGGGATGCCGCAGTTGAAAAAAGTAAATTCAAAACATTCCCGGGCTGGACAGAAGGTATCGCAAAAGAGGGTTATATTGGCCTCCAGGATCATGGTTATCCCGTATGGTTCAGGAACATAAAAATCCGCGAACTCTAA